One window of the Mytilus galloprovincialis chromosome 14, xbMytGall1.hap1.1, whole genome shotgun sequence genome contains the following:
- the LOC143058309 gene encoding uncharacterized protein LOC143058309, which produces MTYTGIVGFLFVLNVYTVVVSATNSTNCVDATFINCNDSHVCHDDNLKTYCPLTCGLCKPCKDQAVFACSKNVCSFPALKKFCPVTCSSCGEGLLGCTYKSKHYQQSERWEDGCDYKCTCLNAEQGLYRCTERCVHYQNVPTTCRLVQDPDDQCCKIPKCDVQVVHQNTTVQQTGCLYKGQLYSQGQKWSDGCVYDCECVDGPTGHYRCRDKCPTYTQVPQNCPLVKTADGCCYKPNC; this is translated from the exons ATGACTTACACAGGCATAGTTGGtttcttgtttgttttaaatgtatacacaGTGGTTG TGTCGGCGACAAATTCTACAAATTGTGTTGATGCCACGTTTATAAATTGCAATGATAGCCATGTCTGTCACGATGACAACTTAAAGACATATTGCCCTTTAACCTGTGGACTTTGTA AACCATGCAAGGACCAGGCTGTCTTTGCCTGCAGTAAGAATGTTTGCTCCTTTCCTGCACTGAAGAAATTTTGTCCTGTGACGTGTTCATCTTGTGGAGAAGGATTGT TGGGATGCACGTACAAGAGTAAACACTATCAGCAAAGTGAACGCTGGGAAGATGGTTGTGattataaatgtacatgtttgAACGCTGAACAGGGACTTTACCGTTGTACCGAAAG GTGTGTACATTACCAGAATGTTCCTACAACGTGTAGACTTGTACAAGACCCAGATGATCAATGTTGTAAGATACCAAAATGTGATGTCCAAGTTGTACATCAGAATACAACAGTACAACAAACAG gttgtTTATACAAGGGACAACTTTATTCACAAGGTCAGAAATGGTCTGATGGATGTGTCTACGATTGTGAATGCGTAGATGGACCAACTGGACATTACAGATGTCGAGACAA GTGTCCAACATACACACAAGTACCTCAGAATTGTCCTTTGGTGAAAACAGCAGACGGATGTTGCTATAAGCCAAACTGCTAG